From one Catenuloplanes nepalensis genomic stretch:
- a CDS encoding MFS transporter, with protein MRGGGGRVHRSYSVVVFVVLASLDNVVIGIAPPLYGRIGDGLDVSRGAIAGVISLTYLVSAVASVAWAYSGDRTDRKRLLMSGTLVWAAGTAGTALSGNFVMFVLAQLIAAAGLGAVSSVGFSVVTDLITPRRRGLVMAFFGLAQGVGSLTGTLLGGLAGNADWRRPFMVLTVAGLVATVAYLFTYDIRRGEAEPELAGTADYDYRISRADLPRIWRNRSNVWLVAQGLTAQVAFGSLVWLPVLFTERAKAQGYDDSTAVVVGTIFTTLFQLGGALSIIGGVIGDRLQRRTPRGRALVAAVGVLGALPFYGILFYVPMKITVPDGGSSGEVVAAVLASVVTEPTVALSLITAFTALAFTSANSPNWFALIGDVNLPEHRGTVYSIGNLVNSLGRAGGNALIGVAAKALAGAFPPPLNYAAGLALFQLFFVPTGIMYWLASRTAPKDIADVHATLLTRATTNKDQQPSEGTATAST; from the coding sequence ATGAGGGGCGGCGGCGGGCGGGTGCACCGCTCGTACAGCGTGGTGGTCTTCGTCGTGCTCGCCTCGCTGGACAACGTGGTGATCGGCATCGCGCCGCCGCTCTACGGCCGGATCGGCGACGGGCTCGACGTCAGCCGCGGCGCGATCGCCGGCGTCATCTCGCTGACCTACCTGGTCAGCGCGGTCGCCTCGGTCGCCTGGGCATACAGCGGGGACCGCACCGACCGCAAGCGGCTGCTGATGTCCGGCACGCTGGTCTGGGCCGCCGGAACGGCCGGGACCGCGCTCTCCGGCAACTTCGTCATGTTCGTGCTCGCGCAGCTGATCGCGGCGGCCGGCCTCGGCGCGGTCTCCTCGGTCGGCTTCTCCGTGGTCACCGATCTGATCACGCCGCGCCGGCGGGGCCTGGTGATGGCGTTCTTCGGGCTGGCGCAGGGCGTCGGCTCGCTGACCGGCACGCTGCTCGGCGGCCTGGCCGGCAACGCGGACTGGCGGCGCCCGTTCATGGTGCTGACCGTTGCCGGCCTGGTCGCCACCGTGGCGTACCTGTTCACCTACGACATCCGGCGCGGCGAGGCGGAGCCGGAGCTGGCCGGCACCGCCGACTACGACTACCGCATCTCCCGCGCCGACCTGCCGCGGATCTGGCGCAACCGGTCCAACGTCTGGCTGGTCGCGCAGGGGCTGACCGCGCAGGTCGCGTTCGGCTCGCTGGTCTGGCTGCCGGTGCTGTTCACCGAGCGGGCCAAGGCCCAGGGCTACGACGACTCCACCGCGGTCGTGGTCGGCACGATCTTCACCACGCTGTTCCAGCTCGGCGGCGCATTGTCGATCATCGGTGGCGTGATCGGCGACCGCCTGCAGCGGCGCACCCCGCGCGGCCGGGCACTGGTCGCGGCCGTGGGCGTGCTCGGCGCGCTGCCGTTCTACGGGATCCTGTTCTACGTACCCATGAAGATCACCGTGCCGGACGGCGGCTCCAGCGGCGAGGTGGTCGCGGCCGTGCTGGCCAGCGTGGTCACCGAGCCGACCGTCGCGCTCAGCCTGATCACCGCATTCACCGCGCTCGCGTTCACGTCCGCGAACTCGCCGAACTGGTTCGCGCTGATCGGCGACGTCAACCTGCCGGAGCACCGCGGCACGGTCTACTCGATCGGCAACCTGGTCAACAGTCTCGGCCGGGCCGGCGGCAACGCGCTGATCGGCGTCGCCGCGAAGGCGCTGGCCGGTGCGTTCCCGCCGCCGCTCAACTACGCGGCCGGGCTCGCGCTGTTCCAGCTCTTCTTCGTGCCGACCGGCATCATGTACTGGCTGGCCTCACGCACCGCGCCGAAGGACATCGCGGACGTGCACGCCACCCTGCTCACCAGAGCAACCACAAACAAAGATCAACAGCCCTCCGAGGGTACGGCCACCGCCTCGACCTGA
- a CDS encoding GNAT family N-acetyltransferase — MHPTVTRADASDALWAADLITRGLESQAPAVWLVPPRARRHAVLSTAIRASMHAALEMGEVLCTPDRTGVAVWLPHDGDPWPALPGRFDARMDEVTAEFGDRFRQLVQLLAAHHPAEPHHHLLFMAVEQNRRGEGLGSALLRAHHARLDAAGIPAYLVSGNPAARDLYARHGYRASAPILLPDGAAFWPMWRRSARTSN, encoded by the coding sequence GTGCATCCGACGGTCACGAGGGCCGATGCGTCCGACGCCCTGTGGGCGGCCGACCTGATCACCCGCGGGCTGGAGAGCCAGGCGCCCGCGGTCTGGCTGGTTCCGCCGCGCGCCCGCCGCCACGCGGTGCTCTCCACCGCGATCCGTGCCTCGATGCACGCGGCGCTGGAGATGGGCGAGGTGCTGTGCACGCCGGACCGGACCGGAGTCGCGGTCTGGCTGCCGCACGACGGCGACCCCTGGCCCGCGCTGCCCGGCCGGTTCGACGCCCGGATGGACGAGGTGACCGCGGAGTTCGGCGACCGGTTCCGCCAGCTGGTCCAGCTGCTGGCCGCGCACCACCCGGCCGAGCCGCACCACCACCTGCTGTTCATGGCCGTGGAGCAGAACCGGCGCGGTGAGGGGCTGGGCAGCGCGCTGCTGCGGGCCCACCACGCGCGGCTCGACGCGGCCGGCATTCCCGCCTACCTTGTCTCCGGCAATCCCGCCGCGCGCGATCTCTACGCCCGGCACGGCTATCGCGCCTCCGCGCCGATCCTGCTGCCGGACGGCGCCGCGTTCTGGCCCATGTGGCGCCGCAGCGCCCGGACCTCGAACTGA
- a CDS encoding DUF397 domain-containing protein — MVAPNPSEATWRKSSRSNGQGQCVEFARLGDAVVGVRDSKDVQGPTLTFAPASWRNFLASDLIQR; from the coding sequence ATGGTTGCGCCGAATCCGTCCGAGGCCACGTGGCGCAAGAGCAGCCGCAGTAACGGCCAGGGACAGTGCGTGGAGTTCGCCCGGCTCGGCGACGCCGTCGTCGGGGTGCGCGACTCGAAGGACGTGCAGGGACCGACGCTGACATTCGCCCCGGCAAGCTGGCGGAACTTCCTGGCCAGCGACCTCATCCAGCGATAA
- the xylA gene encoding xylose isomerase, whose product MMVKPTPADRFTFGLWTVGWTARDPFGDATRAPLDAVEAVHKLAELGAYGMTFHDDDLIPFGAGTAARDEQISRFRKALDETGLKVPMVTTNLFTHPVFKDGGFTSNDRSVRRYALRKVLRNIDLAAELGANTYVLWGGREGSEYDLAKDVRAALERYKEGLNLLTQYVTDKGYDIRFAIEPKPNEPRGDILLPTVGHAIAFIGELDKPELVGLNPEVGHEQMAGLNFAHGIAQALWHGKLFHIDLNGQRGIKYDQDLVFGHGDLLNAFALVDLLENGAPGGGEAYSGPRHFDYKPSRTEDYDGVWASAAANMRTYLLLKERAAAFRADPEVQEALAASGVAELNQTTLDDGETVTDLLADRSSFEEYDVDAAAQRGFGFVRLNQLAVEHVLGAR is encoded by the coding sequence CTGATGGTGAAGCCCACTCCCGCGGACCGGTTCACGTTCGGCCTGTGGACCGTCGGCTGGACCGCGCGTGACCCGTTCGGCGACGCCACCCGTGCACCGCTCGACGCCGTCGAGGCCGTGCACAAGCTCGCCGAGCTCGGTGCGTACGGCATGACGTTCCACGACGACGACCTGATCCCGTTCGGCGCCGGGACCGCCGCGCGCGACGAGCAGATCAGCCGGTTCAGGAAGGCGCTGGACGAGACCGGCCTCAAGGTCCCGATGGTCACCACCAACCTGTTCACCCATCCGGTGTTCAAGGACGGCGGCTTCACCAGCAACGACCGTTCGGTCCGGCGTTACGCGCTGCGCAAGGTGCTGCGCAACATCGACCTCGCCGCCGAGCTGGGCGCGAACACCTACGTGCTGTGGGGCGGCCGCGAGGGCTCGGAGTACGACCTGGCCAAGGACGTGCGCGCCGCGCTCGAGCGTTACAAGGAGGGTCTGAACCTCCTCACGCAGTATGTGACCGACAAGGGTTACGACATCCGCTTCGCGATCGAGCCGAAGCCGAACGAGCCCCGCGGCGACATCCTGCTCCCCACGGTCGGCCACGCGATCGCGTTCATCGGCGAGCTGGACAAGCCCGAGCTGGTCGGCCTCAACCCCGAGGTGGGCCACGAGCAGATGGCCGGCCTCAACTTCGCGCACGGCATCGCGCAGGCGCTCTGGCACGGCAAGCTCTTCCACATCGACCTCAACGGCCAGCGCGGCATCAAGTATGACCAGGACCTGGTCTTCGGCCACGGTGACCTGCTCAACGCGTTCGCCCTGGTCGACCTGCTGGAGAACGGCGCGCCCGGCGGTGGCGAGGCCTACTCCGGCCCGCGTCACTTCGACTACAAGCCGTCCCGCACCGAGGACTACGACGGCGTCTGGGCCTCCGCGGCCGCGAACATGCGGACCTACCTGCTGCTCAAGGAGCGTGCCGCCGCGTTCCGGGCCGACCCGGAGGTGCAGGAGGCGCTCGCGGCCAGCGGTGTCGCCGAGCTGAACCAGACCACGCTCGACGACGGCGAGACCGTCACGGACCTGCTGGCCGACAGGAGCAGCTTCGAGGAGTACGACGTGGACGCCGCCGCCCAGCGCGGCTTCGGCTTCGTCCGCCTCAACCAGCTCGCGGTCGAGCACGTGCTGGGTGCGCGGTAA
- the xylB gene encoding xylulokinase: protein MTLVAGVDSSTQSCKVVIRDAETGTLVREGRSAHPDGTEVHPDAWWQALEQASTMAGGLDDVAAISVGGQQHGMVTLDEQGEVVRPALLWNDTRSAQAAVDLIDELGGAQQWTDAVGLVPVASFTVTKLRWLADHEPGNVARAAAVCLPHDWLTWKLAGAPGLDALYTDRSDASGTGYWSAATNEYRLDLLRQAVRKDLTVPTVLGPTGTAGNHGNALLGPGAGDNAAAGFGAGAQPGDVIVSIGTSGTVFSVADTPANDPSGIVAGFADVTGRFLPLVCTLNAARVLTTAATMLGVDVAKLSDLALDAPAGADGLVLVPYLEGERTPNKPHASGAVHGLTLRTGTPAHLARAAVEGMLCALADGLDALRAQGATVNRVILVGGGARSEAVRRIAPAVFGLPVVVPPPGEYVADGAARQAAWIATGAAPEWTIKNTQEYGATPVPAIREQYAAARELTVDRH, encoded by the coding sequence ATGACTCTCGTTGCCGGGGTCGACTCGTCGACCCAGTCGTGCAAGGTCGTGATCCGCGACGCGGAGACCGGCACGCTCGTCCGGGAGGGCCGCTCGGCCCACCCGGACGGCACCGAGGTGCATCCGGACGCGTGGTGGCAGGCGCTGGAGCAGGCCTCCACCATGGCCGGCGGCCTCGACGACGTCGCCGCGATCAGCGTCGGTGGCCAGCAGCACGGCATGGTCACGCTCGACGAGCAGGGTGAGGTCGTCCGCCCCGCGCTGCTCTGGAACGACACCCGGTCCGCGCAGGCCGCCGTGGACCTGATCGACGAGCTCGGCGGCGCCCAGCAGTGGACGGACGCGGTCGGCCTGGTGCCGGTCGCCTCGTTCACCGTGACCAAGCTGCGCTGGCTGGCCGATCACGAGCCGGGCAACGTGGCCCGTGCCGCCGCGGTGTGCCTGCCGCACGACTGGCTCACCTGGAAGCTGGCCGGTGCGCCGGGCCTGGACGCGCTGTACACCGACCGCAGCGACGCCAGCGGCACGGGCTATTGGTCCGCGGCCACGAACGAGTACCGGCTGGACCTTCTCCGTCAGGCCGTGCGGAAGGACCTGACGGTCCCGACCGTCCTCGGCCCCACCGGCACGGCCGGCAACCACGGGAACGCCCTGCTCGGCCCGGGCGCCGGGGACAACGCGGCCGCCGGGTTCGGCGCCGGCGCGCAGCCCGGTGACGTGATCGTCTCCATCGGCACGTCCGGCACCGTCTTCTCGGTGGCGGACACGCCCGCGAACGACCCGAGCGGCATCGTCGCCGGGTTCGCGGACGTGACCGGCCGGTTCCTGCCGCTGGTCTGCACCCTGAACGCGGCCCGTGTGCTCACCACGGCCGCGACCATGCTCGGCGTGGACGTGGCGAAGCTGTCCGACCTGGCGCTCGACGCGCCGGCCGGCGCGGACGGGCTGGTGCTGGTGCCCTACCTGGAGGGCGAGCGCACGCCGAACAAGCCGCACGCGTCCGGCGCGGTGCACGGTCTGACGCTGCGCACCGGCACGCCCGCGCACCTGGCCCGGGCCGCGGTCGAGGGCATGCTGTGCGCGCTCGCGGACGGTCTGGACGCACTGCGCGCCCAGGGCGCCACGGTCAACCGGGTGATCCTGGTCGGCGGCGGCGCCCGTTCCGAGGCGGTCCGCCGGATCGCGCCCGCGGTCTTCGGGCTGCCGGTCGTGGTCCCGCCGCCGGGGGAGTACGTTGCCGACGGCGCCGCCCGGCAGGCCGCCTGGATCGCCACCGGCGCGGCTCCCGAGTGGACGATCAAGAACACGCAGGAGTACGGCGCTACGCCCGTCCCCGCGATCCGCGAGCAGTACGCCGCGGCCCGCGAGCTGACGGTCGACCGGCACTGA
- a CDS encoding helix-turn-helix domain-containing protein, with translation MGTHPTVRRRRLASELRRLREAADLTIEQAAAEAKVSKSTLSRIETAQIRVQPRTVGTLLRVYGVSSEVRGALVQLARDAREHGWWVDYSGSMPQWFAGYVAFEDEASGFQIVDIQLVTGLLQTPGYARAVIAAEFPEDSPERIDERVELRLARQAVLRRETPPKLWLILDESVTERVIGGPDVMAAQLRHLVDTSQLPNVTIQVLPFGQGPYAGMGVGFTIMEFANPGDPTVVYLENLSGALLLDSPEHVATHATAYDHMRAIALSPVDSVKLLSVKADAFAPR, from the coding sequence ATGGGAACCCATCCGACGGTGCGGCGGCGCCGGCTCGCATCCGAGCTGCGGCGGCTGCGGGAGGCGGCGGACCTGACCATAGAGCAGGCCGCCGCCGAGGCGAAGGTCAGCAAATCCACGCTGTCCAGGATCGAGACGGCACAGATCCGCGTCCAGCCGCGGACGGTCGGCACACTGCTGCGCGTCTACGGCGTGTCGTCCGAGGTGCGCGGCGCGCTGGTGCAACTGGCCCGGGACGCGCGCGAACACGGCTGGTGGGTGGACTACTCCGGCTCGATGCCACAGTGGTTCGCGGGTTACGTGGCGTTCGAGGACGAGGCGTCCGGCTTCCAGATCGTCGACATCCAGCTGGTTACCGGCCTGCTGCAGACGCCGGGCTACGCGCGGGCCGTGATAGCGGCGGAGTTCCCCGAGGACTCGCCGGAGCGCATCGACGAGCGGGTGGAGCTACGGCTGGCCCGGCAGGCCGTGCTGCGCCGGGAGACGCCGCCGAAGCTGTGGCTCATCCTGGACGAGTCCGTCACGGAGCGCGTCATCGGCGGGCCGGACGTCATGGCCGCGCAACTTCGGCATCTTGTGGACACCAGCCAGTTACCGAACGTCACCATTCAGGTCCTACCGTTCGGGCAGGGACCTTATGCCGGGATGGGGGTGGGTTTCACCATTATGGAATTCGCCAACCCCGGCGATCCCACCGTGGTCTACCTGGAAAATCTCTCCGGAGCGTTGCTTTTGGACAGTCCGGAGCACGTGGCCACGCATGCCACCGCATATGACCATATGCGGGCGATTGCGCTCTCCCCGGTGGACAGCGTTAAACTACTAAGCGTGAAGGCGGACGCGTTCGCTCCCAGGTGA